In Oxyura jamaicensis isolate SHBP4307 breed ruddy duck chromosome 23, BPBGC_Ojam_1.0, whole genome shotgun sequence, a single window of DNA contains:
- the LOC118177751 gene encoding transcription elongation factor A protein 3, which translates to MASEIEDHIFQELKSTDMKYRNRVRSRISNLKDPKNPNLRRNVLCGAIPPGLIARMTAEEMASDELKELRNAMTQEAIREHQMAKTGGTVTDLFQCGKCKKKNCTYNQVQTRSADEPMTTFVLCNECGNRWKFC; encoded by the exons ATGGCGTCGGAGATCGAAGACCATAtc TTCCAGGAGCTGAAGAGCACGGACATGAAGTACCGCAACCGGGTGCGGAGCAGGATCAGCAACCTGAAGGACCCCAAGAACCCCAACCTGCGCAGGAACGTGCTGTGCGGGGCCATCCCGCCCGGCCTCATCGCACGCATGACCGCCGAG gAGATGGCCAGCGATGAGCTGAAGGAGCTGCGCAACGCCATGACCCAGGAGGCCATCCGCGAGCACCAGATGGCCAAGACGGGCGGCACCGTCACCGACCTCTTCCAGTGCGGCAAGTGCAAGAAGAAGAACTGCACCTACAACCAG gtgcagaCGCGCAGCGCCGACGAGCCCATGACGACATTCGTGCTGTGCAACGAGTGTGGGAACCGCTGGAAG TTCTGCTGA